The Nitrospinota bacterium DNA window CTAAGCATTTTAATTTACTCCTTTCGGTTTAGTTATAAATATAATAATATCACTTTTCTTGCAACATTTTTTTAAATTTCTATTGCTATCTCAAGGCATTAATGTTAATCTCATTTTTTAGAGAAAAGCTTTCTTATGATTACCACAACTTAAGAAAAGGGGAGAGGATAATATGGTTTTCAATGTCTTATTTGGCTTACTTTCGAATGATATGGCAGTTGACCTTGGAACAGCTAATACACTTGTTTATCTGAATGGAAAGGGGATTGTATTATGCGAACCCTCAGTTGTAGCTATAGATAAAGATAGCAACCAGGTTCTGGCAGTTGGAACCGAAGCGAAAGAGATGCTTGGAAGAACACCTGGAAATATTGTAGCTATTCGTCCAATGAAAGACGGAGTTATAGCAAACTTTGAGATCACAGAGGCGATGCTGCGTTATTTTATAACAAAGGTTCATAATAGAAAGACGCTGGTTCGTCCAAGAATTATTATATGTGTTCCTACTGGTATTACTCAGGTTGAAAAAAGGGCTGTAAGAGATTCTGCTGAGTCTGCTGGAGCGAGGGAGGTTTATCTTATTGAAGAACCCATGGCTGCAGCAATAGGCGTTGGACTTCCCGTTCAAGAACCATCTGGAAACATGGTATTAGATGTCGGAGGAGGCACTACAGAAGTAGCCGTCATCTCCCTTTCAGGGA harbors:
- a CDS encoding rod shape-determining protein translates to MVFNVLFGLLSNDMAVDLGTANTLVYLNGKGIVLCEPSVVAIDKDSNQVLAVGTEAKEMLGRTPGNIVAIRPMKDGVIANFEITEAMLRYFITKVHNRKTLVRPRIIICVPTGITQVEKRAVRDSAESAGAREVYLIEEPMAAAIGVGLPVQEPSGNMVLDVGGGTTEVAVISLSGIVFSKSVRVGGDAMDECIVNYIKRKYNLLIGERTAEKIKIEIGSAYPLEETLSMEVKGRDLVDGIPKTFQITDEEIRNALSEPITTIIDTVKDALEKTPPELASDIVDKGIVLAGGGALLRGLDILLREETGLPITLAEDPLTAIVLGTGKCLDDMDLLKRLSI